In Methanothermococcus thermolithotrophicus DSM 2095, one DNA window encodes the following:
- the csm3 gene encoding type III-A CRISPR-associated RAMP protein Csm3, producing MNSITLKGKLIIMGKIETKTGLHIGGTAETLKIGGSDNPVIRDKNGKVFIPGSSLKGKIRSLLEVKDGKYITTNKNEAQPCNCGKTDCHICMLFGPHKSDNIKEPPRAILRDAYLKLDDGKTIYDYLETKPENVIDRVKGTAQHPRFIERVVAGTEFEYEVIFNIYKDGDKELIKKFIEGMKLLEDDYLGGSGSRGYGKIKFKEMRAKYRPKEYYEGTVNEIELTPEKTNDLDNLMNSINF from the coding sequence ATGAATAGCATAACATTAAAAGGAAAACTAATAATAATGGGTAAAATTGAGACAAAAACAGGATTACATATAGGGGGGACCGCAGAAACCTTAAAAATAGGGGGTTCCGATAATCCAGTAATTAGGGATAAAAACGGGAAAGTATTTATCCCTGGAAGTTCTTTAAAAGGAAAAATTAGAAGTCTACTGGAAGTTAAGGATGGTAAATATATTACTACAAATAAAAACGAAGCACAACCGTGCAATTGTGGAAAAACAGATTGCCATATTTGTATGCTTTTCGGACCGCATAAATCAGATAATATAAAAGAACCACCAAGGGCAATTCTAAGAGATGCTTATTTGAAACTAGATGATGGAAAGACCATTTATGACTATCTAGAAACAAAACCCGAGAATGTAATAGATAGGGTAAAGGGAACAGCACAACATCCAAGATTTATTGAAAGAGTAGTTGCTGGAACTGAGTTTGAATATGAAGTAATTTTTAACATCTACAAAGATGGTGATAAGGAATTAATTAAAAAATTCATTGAAGGTATGAAACTATTGGAGGACGATTATTTAGGGGGAAGCGGTTCAAGAGGGTACGGTAAAATAAAATTCAAAGAAATGCGTGCAAAATATAGGCCAAAAGAATATTATGAAGGGACAGTAAATGAAATAGAGCTAACTCCTGAAAAAACTAACGACTTAGATAACTTGATGAATAGCATTAACTTTTAA
- the csm2 gene encoding type III-A CRISPR-associated protein Csm2, whose translation MNWANNPNVKFKGGGNFMGKQKNKNYQNPGNQNERRILSDEDIENILDLKPKNIGILIKKSDELAEEIGDLISGKKRIERISSSKLRDFYDYVVQIKESKDDKWYLKLMLLKPKMTYHASKENEKSDKRKALELFNNEISRILDKIDRNNDNHFENFKTFFEAVVAYHKKYTKSN comes from the coding sequence ATGAATTGGGCAAATAATCCAAATGTTAAATTTAAAGGGGGAGGTAATTTTATGGGAAAGCAGAAAAATAAAAATTATCAAAATCCTGGAAATCAGAATGAACGAAGAATCTTATCGGATGAAGATATTGAAAATATATTGGATTTAAAACCTAAAAACATAGGAATATTAATTAAAAAATCCGATGAATTGGCAGAAGAAATTGGGGATTTAATTAGTGGAAAAAAAAGGATTGAACGAATTTCATCTTCAAAATTGAGGGACTTTTATGACTATGTTGTTCAAATTAAGGAATCAAAAGATGATAAATGGTATTTAAAATTAATGCTATTAAAACCAAAAATGACATATCATGCAAGTAAAGAAAATGAAAAGTCCGACAAGAGAAAGGCGTTAGAATTATTCAATAATGAAATAAGCAGGATATTGGATAAAATAGATAGGAACAATGATAATCATTTTGAAAATTTCAAAACATTCTTTGAGGCTGTTGTGGCATACCATAAAAAATACACTAAATCTAATTAA
- the cas10 gene encoding type III-A CRISPR-associated protein Cas10/Csm1, with protein MNPEYEALKIGALLHDIGKFIQRADTYPNKKTHGKFGIEFLENHRNNIPILENLGKDEIKIALDIVEKHHDNIKKGIISIVRLADWLSSGERRTMDKETDCYNRNSQYLMSIFESISLGNHKIKNYEDSQKYDLKPLNVSKTAIYLSPNRSYNELKEDFLNELGHVNNFERLCQLMQKYTWCIPSATYWKSGKEIKGYLPDVSLFDHSKTTCAIACSLYKNEKINEEDIENLLNTLNKEATKIKEIKDKYGGKPEKISKIGKLLKNGIKYSNKDLFSLIHGDISGVQDFIFNITSKGANKSLKGRSFYLDFLTELCAKYVIQELDLPITNILFYGGGHFYILSYNVDGKKVADFEEKINDILFEKFGADLYVAIGKVDLRPIDFLMDCMDEDIKIGIPYKWKESTEATSKKKMKKFSYKGMELFNPKGNGDESKRCPICKNEMKNPNELDNHIKICENCASFIEITNFLKKFEKEGTINYNSDNHSKIFKKTKFFNELPSLKEFYKLIKFENEGYNLPKDGELKIPYKIWSIAFPLDDKDIKDFSELGEDAKKRTGTNKIAILKMDVDNLGKIITKGLGNGATISRLSTLSSMLTLFFTGYIPYLIKSSDEYKNSIYLTYSGGDDTLIVGAWDKVWDLAKQIRDDFKKFVCENEDITLSAGVVLVSPKFEYRKGVYLAEEELENAKENKVKIDGGEKEKNSVSIFGHSLNWNKIEDEKKLEEEFVNAIDKLGKKRVVQLVQKTSINLRKALRKNTPETEIRINIPYLWRMKYYLYRNYSKKEEGLDNNVEFIDNYLNDIENKIRKCDVEKLEEINFNDIIIASRIAELKSRNEEGVNNELGK; from the coding sequence ATGAATCCTGAGTATGAAGCATTAAAAATTGGTGCATTATTGCATGATATTGGAAAATTTATCCAGAGAGCAGATACTTATCCAAATAAAAAAACTCATGGAAAATTTGGAATCGAATTTTTAGAAAACCATAGGAATAACATCCCAATTTTAGAAAATTTAGGTAAAGATGAGATTAAAATAGCTTTAGATATTGTGGAAAAACATCATGACAATATAAAAAAGGGCATTATATCAATAGTTAGATTAGCCGATTGGTTAAGTAGTGGAGAACGAAGAACCATGGATAAAGAAACAGATTGCTACAATAGAAACAGCCAATATTTAATGTCCATTTTTGAAAGTATTTCATTAGGCAACCATAAAATAAAAAATTATGAAGATTCACAGAAATACGATTTAAAACCTTTAAATGTATCAAAAACGGCAATATATTTGTCACCAAATAGAAGCTATAATGAATTAAAAGAAGATTTTTTAAATGAATTGGGTCATGTTAACAATTTTGAAAGGTTATGTCAACTTATGCAAAAATATACCTGGTGTATTCCATCTGCAACATATTGGAAGTCTGGAAAAGAGATAAAAGGATATCTGCCAGATGTTTCGTTATTTGACCATTCAAAAACTACCTGTGCTATTGCATGCAGTTTATATAAAAATGAAAAAATCAATGAAGAAGATATTGAAAATCTTTTAAATACTCTGAATAAAGAAGCAACTAAAATAAAAGAAATTAAAGATAAATATGGGGGAAAACCGGAAAAAATAAGTAAAATTGGAAAATTATTAAAAAATGGTATTAAATACAGTAATAAAGACCTATTTTCATTAATCCACGGGGATATTTCAGGAGTTCAAGATTTTATATTTAATATTACATCGAAAGGGGCAAATAAATCCCTCAAAGGTAGGAGTTTTTATTTGGACTTTTTAACCGAGCTCTGTGCTAAATATGTTATTCAAGAATTAGACTTACCAATAACAAATATATTATTTTACGGAGGGGGGCACTTTTACATCCTATCATACAACGTTGATGGTAAAAAAGTAGCAGATTTTGAAGAAAAAATAAACGACATATTATTTGAAAAATTCGGTGCAGATTTGTATGTGGCAATTGGAAAGGTGGATTTAAGGCCTATTGATTTTTTAATGGATTGTATGGATGAAGACATAAAAATTGGAATTCCATATAAATGGAAGGAATCAACAGAAGCCACTTCTAAAAAGAAGATGAAAAAGTTTAGTTACAAAGGAATGGAGTTGTTTAATCCAAAAGGAAATGGGGATGAGAGTAAGAGATGTCCAATCTGTAAAAACGAGATGAAGAATCCAAATGAATTGGATAACCATATAAAAATATGTGAAAACTGTGCTTCATTTATAGAGATAACTAATTTTTTGAAGAAATTCGAAAAAGAAGGAACGATCAATTATAACTCAGATAATCATTCAAAAATATTCAAAAAAACCAAATTTTTTAATGAATTACCTTCACTAAAGGAATTTTATAAATTAATTAAATTTGAAAATGAGGGGTATAACCTACCAAAGGACGGAGAGCTAAAAATTCCATATAAGATCTGGAGCATTGCATTTCCATTAGATGATAAAGATATAAAAGATTTCTCTGAATTGGGGGAGGATGCAAAAAAAAGAACTGGAACAAACAAAATAGCCATTTTAAAGATGGATGTAGATAACTTAGGTAAAATAATCACAAAAGGTTTAGGAAACGGGGCAACAATATCGAGATTAAGCACACTGAGCTCTATGCTGACTTTGTTTTTTACAGGTTATATTCCTTATCTAATCAAATCAAGTGATGAATATAAAAACTCTATTTATTTGACCTATTCGGGAGGTGATGATACATTAATAGTTGGTGCATGGGATAAAGTGTGGGATTTGGCAAAGCAAATCAGGGACGACTTTAAAAAGTTTGTTTGTGAAAATGAAGATATTACATTAAGTGCGGGGGTAGTTTTAGTAAGTCCAAAATTTGAATACAGAAAAGGAGTCTATTTAGCAGAGGAAGAGCTGGAGAACGCAAAGGAGAATAAGGTAAAAATTGATGGAGGGGAAAAGGAGAAAAATTCAGTAAGTATTTTTGGCCATTCTTTGAATTGGAATAAAATTGAAGATGAGAAAAAATTAGAAGAAGAGTTTGTAAATGCAATAGATAAATTAGGTAAAAAAAGAGTGGTTCAGTTAGTTCAGAAGACTTCCATAAACCTAAGAAAAGCACTAAGAAAAAATACTCCTGAAACTGAAATCAGAATCAATATTCCCTATCTATGGAGAATGAAATATTATCTTTATAGAAACTATTCTAAAAAAGAAGAGGGGTTGGATAATAATGTGGAGTTTATAGATAATTATCTAAACGATATTGAAAATAAAATTAGAAAATGTGATGTGGAAAAATTAGAAGAAATTAACTTCAACGATATAATAATTGCTTCAAGAATTGCAGAATTAAAATCAAGAAATGAGGAGGGTGTCAACAATGAATTGGGCAAATAA
- a CDS encoding translation initiation factor IF-5A, whose product MPGTKPVELGSLKEGQYVIIDNVPCRIVSTTHSKPGKHGGAKVRLTAMGIFEPVKKEHVGPSSSRIDVPIIDKRKGQVLAVMGDLVQIMDLETYETLELPMPDDVEGIDSGNEVEYFEAVGRYKITRVINK is encoded by the coding sequence ATGCCTGGAACAAAACCTGTTGAATTAGGTTCATTAAAAGAAGGTCAGTATGTAATTATTGACAACGTACCTTGTAGAATTGTAAGTACTACACACTCAAAACCTGGAAAACACGGTGGAGCTAAAGTAAGACTCACAGCAATGGGTATATTTGAACCTGTTAAAAAAGAACACGTTGGGCCATCTTCCTCAAGAATTGATGTTCCAATTATTGACAAAAGAAAAGGACAAGTTTTAGCAGTTATGGGAGATTTGGTACAAATTATGGACTTAGAAACATACGAAACATTAGAGCTCCCAATGCCAGATGATGTAGAAGGTATCGACAGCGGTAACGAAGTAGAATACTTTGAAGCTGTTGGAAGATACAAAATAACAAGAGTTATAAACAAATAA
- the cobJ gene encoding precorrin-3B C(17)-methyltransferase: MLYVVGIGPGNEEYFTKQAEDVLKSVDLIVCYKGYKEFIERFEKPIYTTGMKKEIDRVEYALNEAKDKDVALVSSGDATIYGLASLAYELNEKNNYNVEINVVSGLTSASVCSSILGAPLNHDFAVISLSDLLTPLDVILKRVKFALEGDFVIAIYNPLSKSRKEPFLKTLELIKEYSDKRNVDYTIGIVKNAGRNDEEYKITSLKDILNNMDNYMSYIDMKTTVIVGNTNTKVICDKMVTPRGYMDKYM, from the coding sequence ATGCTTTATGTCGTTGGCATCGGTCCTGGAAACGAAGAATATTTTACCAAACAGGCTGAAGATGTATTAAAATCTGTAGATTTAATAGTTTGTTATAAGGGTTACAAGGAATTTATAGAAAGATTCGAAAAACCAATATATACAACTGGAATGAAGAAAGAAATAGATAGAGTTGAGTATGCATTAAATGAAGCAAAAGATAAAGATGTTGCATTAGTTTCAAGTGGAGATGCAACAATTTATGGACTGGCATCTCTGGCTTATGAATTAAATGAAAAAAACAACTACAATGTTGAAATAAATGTTGTAAGTGGTTTAACTTCTGCCAGTGTGTGTTCTTCTATTCTGGGAGCTCCTTTAAATCATGATTTTGCAGTCATAAGTTTAAGTGACCTTCTAACTCCATTGGATGTAATTTTAAAAAGAGTCAAGTTTGCATTGGAAGGAGATTTTGTAATTGCAATTTACAACCCACTTAGCAAATCAAGAAAAGAACCATTTTTGAAAACTTTAGAACTAATAAAAGAATACTCTGATAAAAGAAATGTAGACTATACAATAGGCATAGTTAAAAATGCAGGAAGGAATGATGAAGAATACAAAATAACATCGTTAAAGGATATTTTAAACAATATGGATAATTATATGTCTTACATAGATATGAAAACAACAGTTATTGTCGGGAACACCAATACAAAAGTCATATGCGATAAGATGGTTACTCCAAGAGGCTATATGGACAAATATATGTGA
- a CDS encoding PspC domain-containing protein: METCNGVKKRLYKSEKDKVLCGVCGGIGGYLNIDPVIVRLIWVFISLCWGAGILLYIIACFIIPKKPISDDEKTTTMKSAKTN; the protein is encoded by the coding sequence ATGGAAACATGTAATGGTGTTAAAAAGAGACTCTATAAGTCAGAGAAGGATAAGGTATTATGTGGTGTTTGTGGCGGGATAGGTGGGTATTTAAATATAGATCCCGTAATTGTTAGATTAATATGGGTGTTTATATCGTTATGTTGGGGTGCGGGAATCCTCCTATACATAATAGCATGCTTCATTATACCTAAAAAACCAATTTCAGATGATGAAAAAACCACAACGATGAAATCAGCTAAAACTAATTAA
- the sucD gene encoding succinate--CoA ligase subunit alpha produces MILLDENTRAIVQGITGKQGKFHTKQMLECGTNIVAGVTPGKKGEEVYGIPVYDTVAEAVEKHDANASVIFVPAPFAKDAALEAIDAGVELVTIITEHIPIHDSMDIVNYGKKHGTKIIGPNTPGLASPKVGKLGIIPMNILKEGNVGMVSRSGTLTYEIASQLTSNGYGQSTCVGIGGDPVTGLRYLEILEMFENDKDTDVVVMIGEIGGSDEERAAEYVSKMKKPVVAYIAGQSAPEGKKMGHAGAIIERGVGTADSKMKALKSAGAEVVRRISEIPAVLKDLGL; encoded by the coding sequence GTGATACTTTTAGATGAGAACACAAGAGCCATAGTTCAGGGAATTACCGGGAAGCAAGGTAAATTTCACACGAAACAGATGTTGGAATGTGGAACAAACATAGTGGCGGGAGTAACTCCAGGAAAAAAAGGAGAGGAAGTCTATGGAATTCCAGTTTATGATACTGTTGCTGAAGCAGTTGAAAAACATGATGCAAATGCTTCTGTGATATTTGTTCCCGCCCCATTTGCAAAAGATGCAGCTCTTGAAGCAATTGATGCTGGAGTAGAATTAGTTACCATTATAACCGAGCACATACCTATCCATGATTCAATGGATATTGTAAATTATGGGAAAAAACACGGAACTAAAATCATTGGACCGAACACCCCAGGTTTAGCATCACCAAAAGTTGGAAAATTAGGTATTATTCCTATGAATATATTAAAAGAAGGGAACGTAGGAATGGTCTCAAGAAGTGGTACATTGACCTATGAAATTGCAAGCCAGTTAACAAGTAATGGATACGGCCAGTCAACCTGTGTAGGAATAGGTGGTGATCCAGTAACTGGGCTGAGATACTTGGAGATATTGGAAATGTTTGAAAACGATAAGGACACCGATGTAGTTGTTATGATAGGTGAGATTGGAGGTAGCGATGAAGAAAGAGCTGCAGAGTACGTTAGTAAAATGAAAAAACCTGTTGTAGCATACATTGCAGGACAATCAGCTCCAGAAGGGAAAAAAATGGGCCACGCTGGTGCGATAATTGAAAGGGGAGTGGGTACTGCAGATAGTAAAATGAAGGCTTTAAAAAGTGCGGGAGCGGAAGTTGTCAGAAGAATTTCAGAAATTCCTGCAGTGCTGAAGGATTTAGGATTATAA
- the topA gene encoding DNA topoisomerase I — protein MTDLIICEKPNVAKKIADALGRPKKKSSNGVPYYELERNGKKILVASAVGHLYTLEEKGKENRKFGEYPVFDIDWVPASVEENKKYVQKYINVLKKLSKEADDFYIASDWDIEGELIGYHALYYCCGKKNAKRMRFSSLTKKEIVKAYENPDEIDFGLVDAGDSRHKVDWYFGINISRALMQAIRAVKRWKTMSTGRVQGPALSFLVDKELEIRKFVPKPYWVIDALLEGQLTAVHENEKFWDEGEANKIYDKIKEEKEAIVSEIKKTKKKIKPNPPFDLGTLQREAHKTFRFSPKKTQEIAQKLYEKGLCSYPRTSSQKLPKDRNYLEETLKNILGHSDYGKYVDVILKEKRKPIEGKKDDPAHPAIHVVDTPKEDLPDDEKKLYDLIARRTLATFWDDAEREYVKVVLDIMGEKFKLSGSRTVKEGWHEIYPFTKFDENELPPLKKNDKIKVEKVSIERKETKPPKRYTMSSIIKELEDRKLGTKSTRADIVEKLVKRGYVVEDGSLSVTDLGIGVIETLRKYCPEIIDEKMTRELEEKLELIQDRKVKKEDVLEDAKKKLTKILNEFKEKESEIGKELVEKIDTTNKSLKTIGKCKCGGDLIIIRTKGKKRFVGCTKYPECDITYPLPQKGRIKVLNETCETCESPMISIDNRKLCVNPDCSSKITEEEVKELETAKNSEKTCPKCGGSLVIRKGIYGVFLGCENYPKCKYTEKVTGEKIEKEVVGECPKCGAELLKRRGRYGQFIGCSNYPDCKYTETLKKQKSLENSKSEGSTDELKKKNSSKKKKKEDEEKSKEVNKKEKGKEKKTKTSKTSKKGTKKTKAKKADDKS, from the coding sequence ATGACTGATTTAATAATTTGTGAAAAGCCTAATGTTGCTAAGAAGATAGCAGATGCATTAGGAAGACCTAAGAAAAAATCCTCCAACGGTGTCCCTTACTATGAGTTGGAAAGAAATGGGAAGAAAATATTGGTGGCGTCTGCAGTAGGTCATTTGTACACATTGGAGGAAAAAGGAAAAGAAAACAGAAAGTTTGGAGAATATCCGGTTTTTGATATCGACTGGGTACCTGCATCTGTTGAAGAGAATAAAAAATACGTTCAAAAGTATATAAATGTTCTAAAAAAACTTTCAAAAGAAGCTGATGATTTCTATATTGCGTCGGATTGGGATATTGAAGGGGAATTAATAGGTTACCATGCTTTATACTATTGTTGCGGTAAGAAGAATGCAAAAAGGATGAGATTTTCAAGCCTTACTAAAAAAGAAATTGTTAAAGCCTATGAAAATCCAGATGAAATTGATTTTGGGCTTGTGGATGCAGGAGATAGCAGGCATAAGGTAGATTGGTATTTTGGTATAAATATCTCAAGAGCTCTGATGCAGGCAATAAGGGCAGTGAAAAGATGGAAAACTATGAGTACTGGAAGGGTCCAGGGACCTGCACTTTCTTTTTTAGTAGATAAGGAGCTTGAAATAAGAAAGTTTGTTCCAAAACCGTACTGGGTAATTGATGCTTTACTTGAAGGTCAACTGACCGCAGTACATGAAAACGAAAAGTTTTGGGATGAAGGGGAAGCAAATAAGATATACGACAAAATAAAGGAAGAAAAAGAAGCCATAGTATCTGAAATCAAAAAGACAAAGAAAAAGATAAAACCAAATCCACCATTTGATTTAGGAACACTACAAAGGGAGGCACATAAAACTTTTAGATTTTCACCAAAAAAGACGCAGGAAATCGCACAGAAGCTTTATGAAAAAGGATTGTGTTCTTACCCAAGAACATCTTCCCAAAAGCTACCAAAGGATAGAAACTATTTGGAAGAGACTCTAAAAAATATTTTGGGCCATAGTGATTATGGAAAATATGTTGATGTAATTTTAAAGGAGAAAAGAAAACCAATTGAGGGGAAAAAAGACGATCCAGCACATCCTGCAATACACGTAGTAGATACTCCAAAAGAAGACTTGCCGGATGATGAGAAAAAACTCTATGACTTAATAGCGAGAAGGACGCTTGCAACATTCTGGGATGATGCAGAAAGGGAGTATGTAAAAGTGGTATTGGACATAATGGGGGAAAAATTCAAGCTCAGTGGTTCAAGAACGGTTAAAGAAGGATGGCATGAAATATATCCATTTACTAAATTTGATGAAAATGAGCTCCCACCATTGAAGAAAAACGATAAAATAAAGGTAGAAAAAGTATCTATCGAAAGAAAAGAGACCAAGCCACCAAAAAGATACACGATGTCATCTATAATAAAAGAATTAGAGGACCGTAAGCTCGGAACAAAATCTACTAGGGCAGATATCGTTGAGAAACTGGTTAAAAGAGGATATGTAGTTGAAGACGGCTCTTTAAGTGTTACGGATTTAGGAATTGGTGTTATTGAAACATTAAGAAAGTACTGCCCTGAAATCATAGACGAAAAAATGACGAGAGAGCTTGAAGAAAAGTTAGAGCTCATACAGGATAGAAAGGTCAAAAAAGAAGATGTTTTAGAAGATGCAAAGAAGAAGTTAACAAAAATCCTCAACGAGTTCAAGGAAAAAGAGAGCGAAATTGGGAAAGAACTTGTTGAAAAAATTGATACAACAAACAAATCCCTAAAGACCATAGGGAAATGTAAATGTGGCGGTGACCTCATTATAATAAGAACAAAGGGCAAAAAAAGATTTGTTGGATGTACCAAATATCCAGAATGTGATATTACTTATCCATTACCTCAGAAGGGAAGAATAAAGGTTTTAAATGAAACCTGTGAAACCTGTGAAAGCCCTATGATAAGTATTGACAACAGAAAACTTTGTGTAAATCCTGACTGTAGTTCAAAAATAACTGAAGAAGAGGTAAAGGAACTAGAAACCGCGAAAAATTCTGAAAAAACCTGTCCAAAGTGTGGAGGAAGTCTTGTTATAAGGAAGGGTATATATGGGGTATTTTTAGGTTGTGAAAACTATCCAAAATGTAAATACACTGAAAAAGTTACAGGAGAAAAAATTGAAAAAGAGGTAGTGGGCGAATGTCCTAAGTGTGGTGCAGAGCTCTTAAAAAGAAGAGGGAGGTATGGGCAGTTCATAGGATGCAGCAACTATCCAGATTGTAAGTACACAGAAACTCTAAAAAAGCAAAAGTCTTTGGAGAACAGTAAATCCGAAGGATCTACTGATGAGCTCAAGAAGAAAAATAGTAGCAAAAAGAAAAAGAAAGAAGATGAAGAAAAGAGTAAAGAAGTAAATAAAAAAGAGAAAGGAAAGGAAAAAAAGACCAAAACCAGTAAAACCAGTAAAAAAGGAACTAAAAAAACTAAAGCCAAGAAAGCTGATGATAAATCCTAA
- a CDS encoding cytochrome c biogenesis CcdA family protein, producing the protein MDLLLIFIAGVFTALGPCVVTVLPVVFTYTFGISESKKEAFLVSLSFVLGFSIVFSLLGAVSSVFGILIGFYRLKYIAGFLAIFFGILIVFKQGFSFRLKKNLFNEIMTKFSNKNISFKYKLLTSIILGISYGFGANICADPVLAGILTYVSSKSDVTFGFLALFIYSMGYGLPIVALSTLGVEGKKIFEKIVNLKIVNYISGIILIILGLFIILIKN; encoded by the coding sequence ATGGACTTACTACTGATATTTATTGCAGGAGTTTTTACTGCATTGGGACCTTGCGTGGTTACTGTATTACCGGTGGTATTTACATACACCTTTGGAATTTCGGAGTCTAAAAAAGAGGCTTTTCTTGTATCTTTAAGTTTTGTTTTAGGATTCTCTATAGTTTTTAGTTTATTAGGTGCTGTTTCATCGGTTTTTGGGATTTTAATAGGATTTTACAGACTAAAGTATATTGCAGGGTTTTTGGCAATATTTTTTGGTATATTAATTGTATTTAAACAGGGTTTTTCATTTAGGTTAAAAAAGAACCTTTTTAATGAAATTATGACCAAATTCAGTAACAAAAATATTTCATTTAAATATAAGCTATTGACATCAATTATTCTTGGAATTTCTTACGGTTTTGGTGCCAACATCTGTGCAGACCCAGTTTTGGCTGGAATTCTAACTTATGTGTCATCAAAATCAGATGTAACATTTGGATTTTTGGCATTGTTCATCTATTCAATGGGGTATGGACTTCCAATAGTTGCACTCAGCACCCTTGGAGTTGAAGGTAAAAAAATATTTGAAAAAATTGTTAACTTAAAAATTGTTAACTATATTTCAGGGATTATTTTGATAATTTTAGGTTTGTTTATTATTTTAATTAAAAATTAA
- a CDS encoding co-chaperone YbbN: MSSYSKILISLFFMVLFAGCLDDMHDEDLNDSHQIMGHQKYTDLNLEGKTVVLEFYADWCGYCRALEPTINQLENEGVEVIRINTDENPDLANQYGVRALPTIIYIKDGKAVDITIGYKPEEVKEKAKKLYE, translated from the coding sequence ATGAGCTCCTATTCAAAAATTTTAATTTCTCTATTTTTTATGGTGCTATTTGCAGGTTGTTTAGATGACATGCACGATGAAGATTTAAATGATAGTCACCAGATTATGGGGCATCAAAAATATACTGATTTAAATCTTGAAGGAAAAACTGTTGTACTCGAATTCTATGCTGACTGGTGTGGATACTGTAGAGCTCTTGAACCTACAATAAATCAGTTGGAAAATGAGGGGGTAGAAGTTATAAGAATAAACACTGATGAAAATCCTGATCTAGCAAATCAATATGGGGTTAGGGCATTACCAACCATTATTTACATTAAAGACGGAAAGGCCGTCGATATCACTATTGGATACAAACCTGAGGAAGTAAAAGAAAAGGCTAAAAAATTATACGAATAA
- the trxR gene encoding F420-dependent thioredoxin reductase codes for MMYDLIVIGGGPAGLTAGIYAIRSKLNVLCIEKGDEGGKIAEAGIVENYPGFDNIKGFELAQKFVEHAKKFGLNLIHDEVVGIDTNSKPFKVITKNETYETKAIIIATGTRDKKLGLNEDDYIGKGVSYCTMCDAFFYLNKEVIVVGKGTPAVMSALNLKDIVKKVTIVTEKSELKATEKIMLDRLNEAENIEVITNAKPLKIVGEDRVEGIMISIDGKEETIKADGIFISLGHIPNTEFLKDSGIELNKNGFIVVDRNCKTNIDGIYACGDVTGGVLQVSKAVGEGAVALANASKYINK; via the coding sequence ATCATGTATGATTTAATAGTTATTGGAGGAGGGCCTGCAGGGCTTACAGCAGGAATTTATGCAATTAGATCTAAATTAAATGTATTATGTATTGAAAAGGGAGATGAAGGGGGAAAAATAGCGGAAGCAGGTATTGTAGAAAACTACCCAGGATTTGACAATATTAAAGGTTTTGAACTGGCTCAAAAGTTTGTTGAACATGCTAAGAAATTTGGTTTAAATTTAATCCATGATGAAGTTGTGGGTATAGATACAAATTCAAAGCCATTTAAGGTTATAACCAAAAATGAAACCTACGAAACAAAGGCAATAATAATAGCTACAGGGACAAGGGATAAAAAATTAGGATTAAACGAGGATGACTATATAGGTAAAGGTGTAAGCTACTGCACAATGTGTGATGCATTTTTTTACCTAAATAAGGAAGTTATAGTTGTTGGAAAGGGAACACCTGCCGTAATGTCCGCACTAAACTTAAAGGACATTGTTAAAAAGGTAACAATAGTTACCGAAAAAAGTGAATTAAAGGCTACTGAAAAAATAATGCTTGATAGATTAAACGAAGCAGAAAATATTGAAGTCATAACTAATGCAAAACCTTTAAAAATCGTTGGAGAGGACAGGGTAGAAGGAATAATGATTTCAATAGATGGCAAAGAAGAAACCATAAAAGCCGATGGAATATTTATAAGCTTGGGACATATTCCAAACACTGAATTTTTAAAAGATAGTGGAATAGAACTGAACAAGAACGGATTTATTGTAGTTGATAGGAACTGTAAAACAAATATTGACGGAATATACGCCTGTGGGGATGTCACTGGAGGAGTTTTACAGGTTTCAAAGGCAGTTGGAGAAGGAGCAGTTGCTCTAGCAAATGCTTCAAAATACATAAACAAGTAA